In Sciurus carolinensis chromosome 8, mSciCar1.2, whole genome shotgun sequence, the genomic stretch TAAGAGTATTCTGCAGAATTGTAATTCAGAAGTTATGAAATTAGAAGCTTATGTTGCttgttttggttgttttctctAATGCCTAATTTTCCAACCCAGTGTACATTTACTTTATGTTGTAAATTTAGATTACTTCCTTTGGATAAAGAATTTCATATGTGATAAAAAACAGTATGCAGGGGACATTAAAAACTTTCCTCTCTTAATAAGTATTCCAGTGCTAAcgtttaaaaggaaatttaattttcaagGTATTAAATATAACTAGCAAGCACCTCACCTGTGTTGTCCTTAGTTATTTTAGGACATGAGCGTATCTGGATTAATATACCCAGATCAGGAACTGGAGTTAAACATTATATATTACTGCTGTTAAGCATCACCCAAAAGAAAGTGTCTCACATCCTGTTAATGTGGAGATGTTTCTGAGTTTATAGTAAAAAATGAGAAGTGTGCTATATGGTCACTCAAGGAAAGCATTTTAGTATCCACAGGAATTGcaggatgaaaaataaaactcaacatcAAGAGTAAAGAGCCATTTAGCCTGACATGGTGacacacccctataatcccagtgattgtggaagctgaggcagggcaATCCtaaacttgaggccagcctcatcatcttagtgtgaccctgtctcaaaaaaatatctAAACATGCATCACTTAACTGGTGATTAAATACTGTCACTTTCATTATTTGATCCTAAGAATACTCTTTTAAGGTGAAATAGATACAAAAACATTGTGAGTTAGAGTGCATATTTTAATTTCGCTTGACAAAtgaggaaacatttaaaatggttaaatgaCTTCCCAATTACAGGGTCAGTACTAGCTCCGAGATATTTGAATTTCTAATTCTGTCTTCTTTTCACTATATCACAAAGACTTTAAAGGCAACAATTTTTAAGTATGAATGAAGAATAGTTATAACTTTGATCCTGAGTCATTAAGAAAATGTTAAGATAAATTTAGTGCTCTGAATTTAAAAAGGCAGGAAGGTATTCTACTTTTTAGTAAATTTATCTCACAATTCAAAAAAACCTTTCTTAAGGGACTCTGGTAGTCaagatttaaatttgttttttatgtttaatgTTAAGAACACTAATGATTGTTACTGTCCTTGCAGCATCTCCCACTTACTGTCCTCCATTTAGTAGTATTTGCTCAGCAAATACTGCTCAGTAATACAAGTTTGAATTCCTTGGTTGTGATAGGTCCTTAGCTTTGTCTTTCcgggatttctttttcttttttttggcaaatgaataaaaagccactttataaaataagttCTAGGTGTTGGGAAGGTCTCCTCTTAAGATATACTCTGCTAATACTATGAAGAGTTCTGAGGTTGACAGAAATAATGATGTTTAGAAACAAGGTGGGGAAACTTAAAGGTTGACTTGGAGTAACTATAACTTAATGTGAACCTTTGTTgtgttttatataacattttaaaagtaggtgtgtttttttaaataagtgcattatttttaccttgtttttagtaaatcaaatttttttcccttctaatttAGCTGTAGTGATCCTGTGCAGCGAATTGAACAGTGTACAcgaggttctctcttcatgtgtAGCATTGTTCAAGGGTGCAAGAGAACATATTTGTCTCAGAGAGACTTACAGGCTCATATCAATCATCGTCATATGAGAGCTGGAAAACCTGTTACCCGTGCTTCACTTGAAAATGTTCATCCTCCTATTGCCCCACCACCAACTGACATCCCTGATCGTTTTATAATGCCACCAGACAAGCACCATATGAGTCATATTCCGCCaaagcagcacatcatgatgCCACCACCTCCTTTGCAACATGTGCCCCATGAGCACTATAATCAGCCTCATGAGGATATTCGTGCTCCTCCAGCAGAATTGTCCATGGCTCCACCTCCACCTCGTTCGGTCAGTCAGGAAACCTTTCGCATTTCAACAAGAAAACACAGCAATTTAATAACCGTCCCTATTCAGGATGACTCAAATTCAGGTGCTAGAGAACCACCACCACCTGCCCCAGCACCTGCTCACCATCATCCTGAATATCAGGGTCAACCAGTGGTATCGCACCCTCATCATATTATGCCTCCACAGCAACATTATGcaccacccccacctcctccaccaccaaTAAGCCATCCAATGCCACATCCTCCCCAGGCTGCAGGTACTCCTCACTTGGTATATAGCCAAGCTCCACCTCCACCAATGACCTCTGCTCCTCCACCAATAACCCCTCCCCCTGGACATATTATTGCCCAGATGCCACCTTATATGAATCATCCTCCTCCAGGACCTCCCCCACCTCAACATGGTGGTCCACCTGTAACTGCACCCCCTCCTCACCATTATAATCCAAATTCTTTACCCCAATTTACTGAAGATCAAGGAACTCTGAGCCCTCCATTTACACAACCAGGGGGAATGAGTCCTGGTATATGGCCTGCACCGAGagggccacctcctcctccacgaATGCAGGGTCCGCCTTCTCAAACCCCACTTCCTGGACCACATCATCCAGATCAGACAAGATACAGACCTTATTACCAATGATACTAGTATTTTGAACTGAAGATATGAGGAAAAAAACTTAATGTGTAGTCAATCTTTTAATTAAGCTTTGACTGTTGGGGAAGGAAAAGTACCTCTGAGGTGGCTATAAAACACATAGGGTCTTGTCTCTTAAAATGGTTTTAAATCTTGACCTTAGGATTGATTTCAAGTACTATGCTATAGTGCAGATAAGTGACTCAGTTGAGCACGGCTATATTTTAACAACTTTGTTCCCTAGGTGGTAAATTGACCCAGAAGTgaccatttgtaaaaaaaaaaaaaaaaaaaaaattgaaaaaatattcattgtttcaCTTTCAAAGTATTGGTTTTGTTAAACCCAATGTTTAGTTTTTCTTGTGATACATTTTGTTAACCTGTGTAAAAGGATTAAATTTCAATATGGttgtaaaaatgctatttttatgtgaatttaagtGCAGCCACATACTGTTTTATAAAACCATATGTTTTACCACTAATTTCCCAAAGTTACAATAAAATCCTAGAAGTAAAAATCTACTAGAATTTGCTATAAGGGCAGACTGTTAAATGATAGagaattatttcacattttaggCACTGAAATTTCATGGTATAGTAAGTATGTAATATACTTTACTTGGATGCCTTTTCATGTTTAGGCAGCCTCAGGAGCACCAAAATACATTGGAATTCCAATACTAAGATATATTTATGTTTGTAATATTAAAAGATATTCtgattatttgaaaagatatGGCCAAAGTATTCAACTCCGTAGGCTCCAAGCTGGTGAGGGGATGCTGTTACTCATTAATGCTTTTTACTGAATGTTTGGAATCACATGATGCACCACACTTATTAATCTTAAGTAACATTATTTTATAGAACTGTTTAAATGGTGTTGTTTAGATGAAATGTGTTCTACTCTGTTCATTGTCTTAAGCTAAATATTTAGGGCTAAATAGGCTTTATATAAAATCCTCATTTCATGGTAGCTTGATTCTGT encodes the following:
- the Cbll1 gene encoding E3 ubiquitin-protein ligase Hakai isoform X3, encoding MDHTDNELQGTNSSGSLGGLDVRRRIPIKLISKQANKAKPAPRTQRTINRMPAKAPPGDEEGFDYNEEERYDCKGGELFGNQRRFPGHLFWDFKINILGEKDDTPVHFCDKCGLPIKIYGRMIPCKHVFCYDCAILHEKKGDKMCPGCSDPVQRIEQCTRGSLFMCSIVQGCKRTYLSQRDLQAHINHRHMRAGKPVTRASLENVHPPIAPPPTDIPDRFIMPPDKHHMSHIPPKQHIMMPPPPLQHVPHEHYNQPHEDIRAPPAELSMAPPPPRSVSQETFRISTRKHSNLITVPIQDDSNSGAREPPPPAPAPAHHHPEYQGQPVVSHPHHIMPPQQHYAPPPPPPPPISHPMPHPPQAAGTPHLVYSQAPPPPMTSAPPPITPPPGHIIAQMPPYMNHPPPGPPPPQHGGPPVTAPPPHHYNPNSLPQFTEDQGTLSPPFTQPGGMSPGIWPAPRGPPPPPRMQGPPSQTPLPGPHHPDQTRYRPYYQ
- the Cbll1 gene encoding E3 ubiquitin-protein ligase Hakai isoform X2, which codes for MKAATTNPWDQELELDNELQGTNSSGSLGGLDVRRRIPIKLISKQANKAKPAPRTQRTINRMPAKAPPGDEGFDYNEEERYDCKGGELFGNQRRFPGHLFWDFKINILGEKDDTPVHFCDKCGLPIKIYGRMIPCKHVFCYDCAILHEKKGDKMCPGCSDPVQRIEQCTRGSLFMCSIVQGCKRTYLSQRDLQAHINHRHMRAGKPVTRASLENVHPPIAPPPTDIPDRFIMPPDKHHMSHIPPKQHIMMPPPPLQHVPHEHYNQPHEDIRAPPAELSMAPPPPRSVSQETFRISTRKHSNLITVPIQDDSNSGAREPPPPAPAPAHHHPEYQGQPVVSHPHHIMPPQQHYAPPPPPPPPISHPMPHPPQAAGTPHLVYSQAPPPPMTSAPPPITPPPGHIIAQMPPYMNHPPPGPPPPQHGGPPVTAPPPHHYNPNSLPQFTEDQGTLSPPFTQPGGMSPGIWPAPRGPPPPPRMQGPPSQTPLPGPHHPDQTRYRPYYQ
- the Cbll1 gene encoding E3 ubiquitin-protein ligase Hakai isoform X4, producing the protein MDHTDNELQGTNSSGSLGGLDVRRRIPIKLISKQANKAKPAPRTQRTINRMPAKAPPGDEGFDYNEEERYDCKGGELFGNQRRFPGHLFWDFKINILGEKDDTPVHFCDKCGLPIKIYGRMIPCKHVFCYDCAILHEKKGDKMCPGCSDPVQRIEQCTRGSLFMCSIVQGCKRTYLSQRDLQAHINHRHMRAGKPVTRASLENVHPPIAPPPTDIPDRFIMPPDKHHMSHIPPKQHIMMPPPPLQHVPHEHYNQPHEDIRAPPAELSMAPPPPRSVSQETFRISTRKHSNLITVPIQDDSNSGAREPPPPAPAPAHHHPEYQGQPVVSHPHHIMPPQQHYAPPPPPPPPISHPMPHPPQAAGTPHLVYSQAPPPPMTSAPPPITPPPGHIIAQMPPYMNHPPPGPPPPQHGGPPVTAPPPHHYNPNSLPQFTEDQGTLSPPFTQPGGMSPGIWPAPRGPPPPPRMQGPPSQTPLPGPHHPDQTRYRPYYQ
- the Cbll1 gene encoding E3 ubiquitin-protein ligase Hakai isoform X1; this encodes MKAATTNPWDQELELDNELQGTNSSGSLGGLDVRRRIPIKLISKQANKAKPAPRTQRTINRMPAKAPPGDEEGFDYNEEERYDCKGGELFGNQRRFPGHLFWDFKINILGEKDDTPVHFCDKCGLPIKIYGRMIPCKHVFCYDCAILHEKKGDKMCPGCSDPVQRIEQCTRGSLFMCSIVQGCKRTYLSQRDLQAHINHRHMRAGKPVTRASLENVHPPIAPPPTDIPDRFIMPPDKHHMSHIPPKQHIMMPPPPLQHVPHEHYNQPHEDIRAPPAELSMAPPPPRSVSQETFRISTRKHSNLITVPIQDDSNSGAREPPPPAPAPAHHHPEYQGQPVVSHPHHIMPPQQHYAPPPPPPPPISHPMPHPPQAAGTPHLVYSQAPPPPMTSAPPPITPPPGHIIAQMPPYMNHPPPGPPPPQHGGPPVTAPPPHHYNPNSLPQFTEDQGTLSPPFTQPGGMSPGIWPAPRGPPPPPRMQGPPSQTPLPGPHHPDQTRYRPYYQ